The following proteins are encoded in a genomic region of Streptomyces lunaelactis:
- a CDS encoding universal stress protein: MNQSTYECLIVGVDGSAASLAALRWSAAQARLLRTHVVAVHAWLPTGARRAPYAPAAELPTPEQDRRRAAERLHGMVSRLLELDPEAQVRTLLDQGSPVPVLLRHARHALLLALGRGPRVDITLPALGSVARDCVRCAKCPVVTVPESPSELTACPVPLGEDSAVRLEQA, translated from the coding sequence ATGAATCAATCGACGTACGAGTGCCTGATTGTGGGCGTCGACGGCTCGGCTGCCTCGCTCGCCGCGCTGCGCTGGTCGGCCGCTCAGGCCAGGTTGTTGCGGACTCATGTGGTCGCGGTTCACGCCTGGCTGCCGACGGGCGCGCGTCGCGCACCGTACGCGCCTGCTGCCGAGCTGCCCACGCCCGAGCAGGACCGCCGGCGTGCGGCAGAGAGGCTCCACGGCATGGTGTCCCGCCTTCTCGAACTGGACCCGGAAGCACAGGTCCGCACCCTGCTGGACCAGGGGTCGCCCGTCCCGGTACTGCTGCGCCACGCCCGTCACGCTCTGCTGCTGGCCCTGGGCCGCGGGCCGCGTGTGGACATCACCCTGCCCGCCCTCGGCTCGGTGGCACGGGATTGTGTCCGGTGCGCCAAGTGCCCGGTGGTCACAGTGCCCGAGTCGCCGTCCGAGCTCACGGCATGCCCGGTCCCGCTCGGCGAGGACTCGGCAGTGCGGCTGGAACAGGCCTGA
- a CDS encoding site-2 protease family protein yields MKETLPLGRIAGIRVGLHWSVLAIVVLVALTLARGRFPSAHAGESAWVYWGLGIVTAIVFLVSLLAHELAHAVVARRNGIEVEGITLWMLGGVARLRGEAKDPGAELRIAGVGPLVSAAAGVLFTGVAVWLEILAVPGLVVEAMAWLAAINFVLAVFNAVPAAPLDGGRVLRAFLWWRSGDRVRAALSAANAGRALGWFMLFAGFASVLVTGDLGGLWSALIGWFLIAAATAEVREAQLRGALAGLAVRQVMTPDPVTVAATDTVEHLLSTTPFGRYRHSTLPVVSHDGTPVGLMTVARINRVPVEARCATAVAGVMCPLTDVATAEPGEAVMDLLPRLESSAERRALVLDDGHLVGIVALSDITRAVSWLTTATRSGPVTTAKQGRHGDG; encoded by the coding sequence GTGAAGGAGACGCTTCCGCTGGGCCGGATCGCGGGAATACGCGTCGGGCTCCACTGGAGTGTGCTGGCCATCGTCGTCCTCGTCGCGCTGACTCTCGCACGAGGGCGGTTCCCCTCTGCGCACGCGGGCGAATCGGCCTGGGTCTACTGGGGACTTGGGATCGTCACGGCGATCGTCTTCCTTGTGTCGCTGCTGGCACATGAGCTCGCACACGCCGTTGTCGCGCGTCGCAACGGTATCGAGGTCGAAGGCATCACGCTGTGGATGCTGGGCGGAGTCGCACGGCTGCGCGGCGAGGCGAAGGACCCGGGTGCGGAACTGCGTATCGCGGGCGTGGGACCGCTCGTCAGCGCTGCGGCAGGGGTGCTGTTCACAGGAGTCGCGGTCTGGCTGGAGATCCTGGCCGTGCCGGGGCTCGTGGTCGAGGCCATGGCCTGGCTGGCTGCCATCAATTTCGTGCTGGCAGTGTTCAACGCTGTTCCCGCAGCGCCACTGGACGGCGGTCGAGTGCTGCGCGCGTTCCTGTGGTGGCGCAGCGGCGACCGGGTGCGGGCAGCGCTCAGCGCCGCGAACGCAGGGCGGGCGCTGGGCTGGTTCATGCTGTTCGCCGGCTTTGCATCGGTCCTGGTCACCGGGGATCTCGGTGGCCTGTGGTCGGCTCTCATCGGCTGGTTCCTCATCGCCGCCGCGACGGCGGAGGTGCGGGAGGCACAGCTGCGGGGCGCGCTGGCCGGGTTGGCGGTGCGGCAGGTGATGACACCTGACCCCGTCACCGTCGCGGCCACGGACACGGTCGAACATCTCTTGAGCACCACGCCGTTCGGCCGCTATCGCCATTCGACGCTTCCGGTCGTGTCGCACGACGGGACGCCGGTCGGTCTGATGACGGTCGCAAGGATCAACCGCGTGCCTGTGGAGGCGCGCTGCGCCACCGCCGTGGCAGGCGTCATGTGCCCATTGACCGATGTGGCGACGGCGGAGCCCGGTGAAGCCGTCATGGACCTTCTGCCGCGTCTCGAGTCGAGTGCCGAGCGGCGCGCCCTGGTGCTGGACGACGGACATCTCGTCGGCATCGTCGCTCTGTCGGACATCACTCGCGCGGTTTCGTGGCTGACGACGGCGACACGTTCAGGGCCAGTCACAACTGCCAAGCAAGGGAGGCACGGTGATGGATGA
- a CDS encoding OsmC family protein, which produces MSGQSYAVFVRDHELTVDQPVDAGGSDEGPTPVELFVSSLASCAAYYAGRFLERQHLPNESLRVRAEFDMADDRPARVSAVRMRIELPEEIGTVRRRSLLAVVDHCTVHNSLRVPPEVSVGVG; this is translated from the coding sequence GTGTCCGGCCAGTCGTACGCAGTGTTTGTGCGCGATCACGAACTGACCGTCGACCAGCCGGTCGACGCGGGAGGCTCCGACGAAGGGCCCACCCCCGTGGAGCTGTTCGTCTCCTCGCTCGCTTCGTGTGCCGCTTATTACGCAGGACGTTTTCTGGAGCGCCAACACCTGCCGAACGAGAGCCTGCGGGTGCGGGCGGAGTTCGACATGGCCGATGACCGCCCGGCGCGGGTTTCGGCCGTGCGCATGAGGATCGAACTCCCCGAAGAGATCGGCACGGTGCGGCGCAGGAGCCTGCTTGCTGTTGTCGATCACTGCACGGTGCACAACTCGCTGCGTGTCCCTCCCGAAGTCAGCGTGGGTGTCGGTTGA